A window of the Vibrio ostreae genome harbors these coding sequences:
- the bioC gene encoding malonyl-ACP O-methyltransferase BioC — protein MTVTMLSDSSLSTDKAAIAEAFGKAAAHYDQHAAFQRDVGERLLRFLPADLTGYQVLDLGCGTGYFSLLLRQRGARVVCADLSAGMLDTARERCGDDRMRYVLADAERLPFAAQSFDVVFSSLALQWCDDLSQPLREVRRVLKADGIGLFSTLLDGSLSELKSAWAKIDAHQHVNHFITLNQLKIALAQAQCLQHQIDLPTITVWYESAFSLMRDLKGIGANHVNGRSRGLTSRRVLTQVEQHYQLFGNHQGLLPATYQVCLGVIHR, from the coding sequence ATGACAGTCACTATGCTATCGGATTCCTCTTTGAGTACCGACAAAGCCGCGATTGCCGAGGCGTTTGGTAAAGCAGCGGCTCACTATGACCAGCATGCAGCTTTTCAGCGCGATGTCGGTGAGCGTTTACTTCGTTTTCTGCCTGCAGACCTGACCGGCTATCAGGTGCTGGATCTGGGGTGTGGCACCGGTTATTTCTCGCTGTTACTGCGTCAGCGTGGCGCTCGTGTCGTGTGTGCAGATTTATCTGCCGGTATGTTGGATACCGCCCGAGAGCGTTGCGGTGATGACAGGATGCGCTACGTGTTGGCGGATGCTGAGCGTCTGCCGTTTGCGGCCCAATCATTCGATGTCGTATTTTCTAGCCTGGCATTGCAGTGGTGTGATGATTTATCACAACCTTTGCGCGAAGTGCGTCGGGTCTTGAAAGCTGACGGCATCGGCTTATTTTCTACTTTACTTGATGGCTCGCTGAGTGAACTTAAATCTGCCTGGGCGAAAATTGATGCACATCAACACGTTAATCATTTCATCACGCTCAATCAGTTAAAAATTGCGTTGGCGCAAGCCCAGTGTTTGCAACATCAAATAGACTTACCGACGATTACAGTCTGGTACGAGTCTGCATTTTCGTTAATGCGCGATTTGAAGGGAATTGGCGCCAATCACGTCAATGGCCGTTCGCGTGGCTTAACCAGCCGACGCGTGCTCACTCAGGTCGAGCAGCACTACCAGTTGTTTGGTAACCATCAAGGTCTTCTGCCTGCAACATATCAGGTTTGTTTAGGGGTAATACATCGATGA
- a CDS encoding SDR family oxidoreductase: protein MRSVLITGATSGIGKKLAEDYARLGWQVIACGRNQEKLQQLSSLSTSVHCLQFDLTQREQTLAALSQLPLTPTLWILNAGDCEYIDDGVMDAKLMARVFEINVIGLANAIEGIQPHLSAGHRVAIVGSIASELALPRAEAYGASKAAVAYLANTLRLDWSQREIAVSTIFPGFVATPLTDKNTFNMPMIVTAEQASQRIRHGLERGQDCIYFPRRFTWIIRCLGVLPYSWQHRLIRRFFRT, encoded by the coding sequence ATGAGGTCTGTGCTGATTACTGGGGCAACGTCGGGTATTGGTAAAAAACTGGCCGAAGACTATGCACGTCTTGGTTGGCAGGTGATCGCCTGCGGCCGTAATCAGGAGAAGCTGCAGCAACTCTCTTCGCTTTCAACCTCAGTGCACTGTTTGCAGTTCGATCTCACCCAGCGTGAGCAGACTCTTGCGGCTTTGTCACAACTGCCTCTTACTCCCACATTATGGATTTTAAATGCCGGTGATTGCGAGTACATCGATGACGGAGTGATGGACGCCAAACTTATGGCGCGTGTGTTTGAGATTAATGTGATTGGTCTCGCCAACGCCATAGAGGGCATCCAGCCTCATCTCAGCGCCGGACACAGGGTGGCCATCGTTGGCTCAATCGCCAGTGAGCTCGCGTTGCCAAGAGCTGAGGCGTATGGCGCTTCGAAAGCAGCCGTCGCCTATTTGGCCAACACACTGCGCCTTGACTGGAGTCAGCGTGAAATCGCGGTATCAACCATCTTTCCCGGTTTTGTCGCCACTCCGCTGACCGATAAAAACACGTTCAATATGCCAATGATAGTGACTGCTGAGCAAGCGTCTCAACGGATTCGTCACGGGCTTGAGCGCGGGCAGGACTGCATTTACTTTCCGCGCCGGTTTACCTGGATAATACGCTGCCTCGGCGTGTTGCCGTATAGCTGGCAACACCGCCTTATCCGTCGTTTTTTCCGTACTTAG
- a CDS encoding nuclear transport factor 2 family protein: MDVQTVAHFYTKLNKSTLHTLQDIYHHDVVFEDAAHRIEGFASLADYFDNLYRNVDRCDFVIHEQHQAGQNAFLTWTMQLQHPKLAGGRMVQVQGMSHVKFHEAKVIYHRDYFDLGEMLYEQLPLLGSVIRSIKRRLGQ; encoded by the coding sequence ATGGATGTACAAACGGTTGCGCATTTTTACACTAAGCTCAACAAAAGCACCTTGCATACATTGCAGGATATTTATCATCACGATGTCGTGTTTGAAGATGCGGCACATCGTATCGAAGGCTTTGCGTCTTTGGCTGATTACTTCGATAACCTGTACCGCAATGTTGACCGGTGTGACTTCGTTATCCACGAACAGCATCAGGCCGGGCAGAATGCCTTTCTGACCTGGACCATGCAGCTCCAACATCCCAAATTGGCCGGAGGGCGAATGGTACAAGTGCAGGGCATGAGTCATGTGAAGTTTCATGAAGCGAAGGTGATTTACCACCGCGACTATTTTGATTTAGGTGAGATGTTGTATGAGCAGTTGCCGTTACTCGGCAGCGTTATCCGCTCGATCAAACGGAGGCTGGGGCAATGA
- the htpX gene encoding protease HtpX encodes MKRVLLFLATNLAVVLVLSVVLNIVYAFTGMQPGSLSGLLVMAAVFGFGGAFISLMMSKGMALRSVGGMVIENPRNEMEHWLMQTVSRQAQQAGIGMPTVAIYDAPDMNAFATGAKRDDSLVAVSTGLLHNMTRDEAEAVLAHEISHIANGDMVTMTLMQGVVNTFVIFLSRFVANLIASRDSEEGEGSNMMVYFAVSMVLELVFGFLASFITMWYSRHREFHADAGAAQLVGKQKMIAALERLKMSYEPQLEGSMMAFGINGKSTLTELLMSHPPLDKRIAALRNS; translated from the coding sequence ATGAAGCGAGTGTTATTATTCCTGGCGACCAACCTGGCCGTGGTGCTGGTGTTAAGTGTTGTTTTGAATATTGTGTATGCCTTTACCGGTATGCAGCCAGGCAGTCTGTCTGGTCTGCTGGTTATGGCGGCAGTGTTTGGTTTCGGCGGTGCCTTCATTTCGCTGATGATGTCGAAAGGTATGGCACTGCGCTCTGTGGGCGGAATGGTGATTGAAAACCCGCGTAATGAAATGGAGCACTGGCTGATGCAAACTGTGAGTCGTCAGGCACAGCAAGCGGGTATTGGTATGCCGACAGTGGCGATTTACGACGCGCCGGACATGAATGCATTCGCAACCGGTGCTAAGCGTGATGATTCTCTGGTCGCTGTTTCTACGGGACTGCTACATAACATGACCCGTGATGAAGCCGAAGCGGTACTCGCCCATGAGATAAGCCACATTGCCAACGGTGACATGGTCACCATGACACTGATGCAGGGTGTGGTGAACACCTTCGTTATCTTCCTGTCGCGCTTTGTTGCCAACCTGATCGCATCCCGTGACTCGGAAGAGGGTGAGGGCAGCAACATGATGGTTTATTTTGCGGTCTCTATGGTGCTGGAGCTGGTGTTCGGCTTCCTGGCAAGCTTTATTACGATGTGGTATAGCCGTCATCGTGAATTCCATGCCGATGCTGGTGCCGCGCAACTGGTCGGTAAACAGAAAATGATTGCCGCACTGGAGCGTCTGAAGATGAGCTATGAACCTCAGCTTGAAGGTTCAATGATGGCATTTGGTATTAACGGTAAAAGCACATTAACAGAACTGCTGATGAGTCACCCTCCGTTGGATAAACGAATTGCCGCGCTGCGCAATTCGTAA
- a CDS encoding DeoR/GlpR family transcriptional regulator produces the protein MKQVPRHQQIVELVTKHGYVSTEELVERFNVSPQTIRRDLNELADENKIRRYHGGATIPLSSENISYNTRKSINFSEKDIIAEEVAKSIPDGATLFIDIGTTPEAVARALNKNHKQLRVVTNNMNVATILLPNPEVRLILAGGEVRNRDGGIVGEATLDFIKQFRLDFGILGISGIDLDGSLLDFDYHEVRVKQAIIENSRSVLLAVDHSKFGRNAMVKLGNISQIHSLFTDQRPPEQIINILNEHNITLSVIEGKSA, from the coding sequence GTGAAGCAAGTTCCACGACACCAGCAGATTGTCGAGCTGGTTACTAAACATGGTTATGTGAGCACCGAAGAGTTAGTCGAACGTTTTAATGTCAGCCCGCAGACCATTCGTCGTGATCTTAATGAACTCGCCGACGAAAATAAAATCCGCCGTTATCACGGTGGGGCGACGATTCCGTTAAGTTCGGAAAACATCTCTTATAATACGCGTAAATCGATAAATTTCAGCGAAAAAGACATTATTGCTGAGGAGGTCGCCAAGTCAATTCCGGATGGTGCGACACTGTTTATTGATATCGGAACCACACCTGAAGCGGTTGCCCGCGCCCTGAATAAAAACCACAAGCAACTGCGTGTTGTCACCAACAATATGAATGTGGCAACCATCTTGTTACCTAATCCGGAAGTGAGGCTGATTCTGGCGGGTGGCGAAGTACGCAACCGTGACGGCGGCATTGTTGGCGAGGCGACACTGGATTTTATTAAGCAGTTTCGTCTGGACTTCGGTATTCTTGGTATCAGTGGCATAGACTTGGACGGTTCATTACTGGATTTCGACTACCATGAAGTTCGGGTCAAACAGGCGATTATCGAGAACAGTCGCAGCGTACTGCTCGCGGTGGACCATTCTAAATTTGGTCGTAACGCCATGGTGAAACTGGGCAATATTTCCCAAATTCACAGTCTGTTTACCGACCAGCGCCCGCCGGAACAGATTATCAATATCCTTAACGAGCACAACATAACTCTGAGTGTGATCGAAGGTAAGAGCGCATAA
- a CDS encoding MIP/aquaporin family protein, translating into MTTLKQPSLLGQCIAEFIGTGLLIFFGVGCVAALVLTGAQFGQWEVSIMWGFAVAIAIYCTAGVSGAHINPAVTIALAVFHGFEKEKVIPYIAAQLLGAFSAAALVYALFGPLFTDYEIAHNFTRGSEEALATAGIFSTYPNPALSFSGAFAVEFVITAVLMFVILALGDERNGASRGAMNPLLIGILIAIIGGSLGPLTGFAMNPARDFGPKLFAYLAGWDYALSGAKDIPYFIVPIVATICGACFGGWLYPKVIGAHLPQEGQGCTIPNQCDETVENASA; encoded by the coding sequence ATGACCACTCTTAAACAACCTAGTTTGCTAGGACAATGTATTGCTGAATTTATTGGCACCGGATTACTGATATTTTTCGGTGTTGGCTGCGTTGCGGCACTGGTTTTAACCGGTGCGCAGTTTGGCCAATGGGAAGTGAGTATTATGTGGGGCTTTGCAGTTGCGATTGCCATCTACTGCACAGCGGGGGTTTCCGGAGCGCATATTAATCCGGCAGTCACAATTGCATTAGCCGTATTTCACGGCTTTGAAAAGGAAAAGGTAATCCCTTATATCGCTGCTCAGTTGTTGGGGGCTTTCAGCGCAGCCGCGCTGGTTTACGCTCTGTTCGGCCCGCTGTTTACCGACTACGAAATTGCCCACAATTTCACCCGAGGTAGTGAAGAGGCTCTGGCTACGGCAGGTATTTTCTCGACTTACCCGAATCCGGCTCTCTCTTTTTCTGGTGCTTTTGCGGTCGAGTTTGTCATTACCGCAGTTTTGATGTTTGTCATTCTGGCGCTGGGTGATGAGCGCAATGGCGCGTCACGTGGCGCAATGAACCCTTTACTGATCGGTATCCTTATTGCGATTATTGGCGGCTCACTTGGCCCGCTGACCGGTTTTGCTATGAACCCGGCGCGTGACTTCGGTCCCAAGCTGTTTGCTTACCTTGCTGGCTGGGATTACGCATTGTCCGGCGCTAAAGATATCCCGTATTTCATCGTGCCGATTGTCGCTACCATTTGTGGTGCGTGTTTTGGCGGATGGCTGTATCCGAAAGTGATCGGTGCACACTTACCTCAGGAAGGCCAGGGTTGCACTATCCCGAATCAATGTGATGAAACGGTGGAAAACGCATCGGCGTAA
- the bioD gene encoding dethiobiotin synthase, with protein MIDAFFIAGTDTDVGKTVASKAILQALSARDLTTIGYKPVAAGCEKTEHGFRNSDALHLLQAASKKMDYEDINPYALELATSPHIAAKYENVTIEYEVLSDKLAKLKANSDMVLVEGAGGWRVPVSDSDYLSSWVKQEQLPVVLVVGIKLGCLSHAQLTAESIKADGLNLVGWVANRINPGTEHYADIITMLEQHIDAPKLGEIPYLLSAKRQDLGKYIDVTPLVGEPEHA; from the coding sequence ATGATAGATGCATTTTTTATTGCGGGTACGGATACCGACGTTGGCAAAACAGTGGCATCCAAAGCCATTTTACAGGCATTATCTGCCAGGGATTTAACGACGATTGGTTATAAGCCAGTAGCCGCCGGTTGTGAGAAAACTGAGCATGGCTTTCGTAATTCAGATGCGCTGCACCTGTTGCAGGCTGCGTCGAAGAAAATGGATTACGAAGATATTAATCCTTATGCACTGGAACTGGCCACTTCGCCTCACATTGCTGCCAAATATGAAAATGTGACGATTGAATATGAAGTTCTCAGCGACAAGCTGGCGAAGCTAAAAGCGAATTCTGACATGGTATTAGTGGAAGGTGCCGGTGGCTGGCGGGTTCCGGTATCAGATTCAGACTATCTGTCTAGCTGGGTTAAGCAAGAGCAGTTACCGGTGGTGCTGGTGGTTGGTATTAAGCTGGGCTGTCTGAGTCACGCGCAACTGACGGCCGAGAGCATCAAAGCCGACGGACTGAACCTGGTGGGATGGGTCGCGAACCGCATCAATCCCGGCACAGAACATTATGCCGATATCATCACCATGCTGGAGCAGCACATCGACGCGCCTAAGTTGGGTGAGATCCCTTATTTACTCAGCGCTAAACGCCAGGATCTGGGCAAATACATCGATGTGACGCCGTTAGTCGGCGAGCCTGAGCACGCGTAG
- the glpK gene encoding glycerol kinase GlpK, translating into MSDQKYVVALDQGTTSSRTVILDHDANIVAVSQREFTQIYPQGGWVEHDPLEIYATQSSTLTEVLAKTGISSDQIAAIGITNQRETTVVWNKETGKPVYNAIVWQCRRTADICDELRARGLESYVRDNTGLVLDPYFSGTKVKWILDNVEGAREDAEAGKLLFGTVDTWLVWKMTQGRVHITDYTNASRTMLFNINDMCWDQKMLDELGIPASMLPEVKSSSEIYGKTNIGGKGGTRIPIAGIAGDQQAALYGQMCVEPGQAKNTYGTGCFLLMNTGTERVASTHGLLTTLACGPNGEPNYALEGAVFMGGASIQWLRDELKLFSDAHDSEYFATKVDSSNGVYVVPAFTGLGAPYWDAHARGTIVGLTRGTNTNHIIRATLEGIAYQTRDVLDAMQADSGIRLETLKVDGGAVANNFLMQFQADVLDTEVQRPEVTEVTALGAAYLAGIAVGYWSGIEEVRNKAVLDRTFTPHEDEDKRARRYKGWKRAVKCAQVWSELRDSED; encoded by the coding sequence ATGAGCGACCAAAAATACGTTGTAGCACTCGACCAAGGCACAACCAGCTCACGCACTGTTATTCTCGATCACGACGCTAATATCGTCGCGGTATCACAACGTGAATTTACCCAAATTTATCCGCAGGGTGGCTGGGTTGAACATGATCCGTTGGAGATCTACGCTACCCAAAGTTCAACGCTGACTGAAGTCCTGGCGAAAACCGGTATCAGCAGTGATCAAATCGCCGCTATCGGTATCACCAACCAGCGTGAAACTACTGTGGTGTGGAACAAAGAGACAGGTAAGCCGGTATATAACGCGATTGTGTGGCAATGTCGTCGTACCGCTGACATTTGTGATGAGTTACGTGCTCGTGGTCTGGAGTCTTACGTGCGTGATAATACCGGTCTGGTTCTTGACCCGTATTTTTCCGGTACCAAGGTGAAATGGATTCTGGATAACGTCGAGGGCGCTCGTGAAGATGCTGAAGCGGGTAAACTGCTGTTTGGTACCGTTGATACTTGGCTGGTGTGGAAGATGACCCAGGGCCGCGTTCATATTACTGATTACACTAACGCATCGCGTACTATGCTGTTTAATATCAATGACATGTGCTGGGACCAAAAGATGCTCGATGAGCTGGGTATTCCTGCCTCTATGTTGCCGGAAGTGAAATCATCATCTGAAATCTACGGTAAAACTAACATTGGTGGTAAAGGCGGCACACGTATTCCGATCGCAGGTATTGCCGGTGACCAGCAGGCAGCACTGTACGGTCAGATGTGTGTTGAACCTGGACAGGCGAAAAACACTTACGGTACCGGCTGCTTCCTGTTGATGAATACGGGGACCGAGCGCGTAGCTTCAACCCATGGTTTGTTGACGACTCTGGCTTGTGGCCCGAACGGTGAGCCTAACTATGCACTGGAAGGTGCGGTCTTTATGGGTGGTGCTTCGATTCAGTGGCTGCGTGATGAACTCAAACTGTTTTCGGACGCACACGACTCTGAATACTTTGCCACCAAAGTAGACAGCTCTAACGGCGTTTACGTGGTGCCTGCATTTACCGGCCTTGGCGCACCTTACTGGGATGCACATGCCCGTGGCACCATTGTTGGTCTGACTCGCGGCACCAATACCAACCACATTATCCGCGCCACGCTGGAAGGGATTGCCTACCAGACTCGTGACGTACTGGATGCGATGCAGGCCGACTCAGGTATCCGTCTGGAGACGTTGAAAGTCGACGGTGGTGCGGTGGCAAACAACTTCCTGATGCAGTTCCAGGCTGATGTGTTGGATACTGAAGTACAGCGTCCTGAAGTGACGGAAGTGACTGCACTGGGGGCTGCTTATCTGGCTGGTATCGCGGTAGGTTACTGGAGTGGTATCGAGGAAGTGCGTAATAAAGCGGTTCTGGATCGTACCTTTACACCGCATGAAGACGAAGACAAGCGCGCCCGTCGTTACAAAGGCTGGAAGCGAGCGGTGAAATGTGCTCAGGTTTGGTCAGAATTACGCGATAGTGAAGATTAA
- a CDS encoding NAD(P)/FAD-dependent oxidoreductase, translating to MKIAIVGTGISGLTCGYYLHQEHDITLFEANDYIGGHTATVDVELQGQSYSVDTGFIVYNDRTYPNFIRMMDEIGVQGVPTQMSFSVRNDSNGLEYNGHTLRTLFAQKRNWLRPSFYRFIREIVRFNKLAKQAERDEQQSLQTLGQFLLHHRFSDYFCRNYILPMGAAIWSSSLADMRAFPLMFFLRFFLNHGLLDITDRPQWYVIEGGSRAYIEPLTRGFSDRIRLNSPVSQVRRTLQGVELEVNGRVEHFDTVIFACHSDQALNMLNDPSRNETDILSAMAYQANEVVLHTDTALLPKRKAAWASWNYWLSGQAGEDQQLPSLTYNMNILQHIHSPHTFCVTLNSTHSIEPDKVLRKFVYHHPVFTLQSVRAQERKQEVSGLNNTWYCGAYWHNGFHEDGVRSALDVITQIQAQAARDARGAA from the coding sequence ATGAAAATAGCCATTGTCGGCACGGGAATTTCTGGCCTGACCTGCGGGTACTACCTGCATCAGGAGCATGACATTACATTATTTGAAGCCAACGATTATATCGGCGGACACACGGCGACAGTAGATGTTGAACTGCAGGGGCAATCTTACTCTGTGGATACCGGATTTATTGTCTACAACGATCGGACCTATCCTAACTTTATCCGCATGATGGATGAAATCGGGGTACAAGGCGTGCCGACTCAAATGAGTTTTAGTGTGCGCAATGATAGTAATGGGCTGGAGTATAACGGCCATACGCTGCGCACCTTGTTTGCCCAGAAGCGCAACTGGTTACGACCCAGTTTCTATCGCTTTATCCGGGAAATTGTCCGCTTTAATAAGCTGGCCAAGCAGGCTGAACGGGACGAACAGCAAAGCTTGCAAACCCTCGGGCAGTTCCTGCTCCATCACCGCTTTTCCGACTACTTTTGCCGCAACTACATTTTACCAATGGGGGCTGCTATCTGGTCTTCGTCGCTGGCTGATATGCGCGCTTTTCCGCTGATGTTTTTTCTGCGTTTCTTTCTCAATCACGGATTACTGGATATTACCGACCGGCCGCAATGGTATGTGATTGAAGGCGGCTCCCGTGCCTATATTGAACCATTGACCCGGGGATTCTCTGACCGTATCCGCCTAAATTCGCCGGTAAGTCAGGTGCGACGAACTCTGCAAGGTGTTGAGCTGGAAGTGAATGGTCGGGTTGAGCATTTTGACACGGTGATATTTGCTTGTCACAGCGATCAGGCTCTGAATATGTTAAATGACCCAAGCCGGAACGAAACAGATATTTTAAGTGCCATGGCTTATCAGGCCAACGAAGTGGTGTTACACACGGACACTGCACTTCTGCCTAAACGCAAAGCGGCATGGGCCTCGTGGAATTACTGGCTGAGCGGGCAGGCAGGAGAAGATCAGCAGTTGCCGTCTCTGACCTATAATATGAACATCCTGCAGCATATTCATTCGCCGCACACTTTTTGCGTGACCCTCAACAGCACGCACTCGATAGAACCGGACAAGGTTCTGCGCAAGTTTGTTTATCACCATCCGGTATTCACCCTGCAGTCTGTTCGGGCGCAGGAGAGAAAGCAGGAAGTGAGTGGCTTGAACAATACCTGGTATTGCGGTGCTTATTGGCACAACGGTTTTCACGAGGATGGGGTGCGCAGCGCACTGGACGTTATCACCCAAATTCAGGCTCAGGCGGCAAGAGATGCGAGAGGAGCAGCGTAA
- the glpD gene encoding glycerol-3-phosphate dehydrogenase — protein sequence MNTKTQHNNDHLLDMIIIGGGINGAGIAADAAGRGLSVGLYEAQDFASATSSASSKLIHGGLRYLEHYEFRLVSEALAEREVLLRKAPHISIPMRFRLPHRPFLRPAWMIRCGLFLYDHLGKRTTLPASRKIDLAKSGLLKPEMKVGFEYSDCWVDDARMVLLNVLSAQNNGAEVANYCKVEQAEQKNGIWHVTIHNVLTNTRFERKAKVLVNAAGPWVKQVFDDGLHAASPRNIRLIKGSHIVVPKVHHENKAYILQNKDGRIVFVIPYLGDFSIIGTTDMEYKGDPRKVEICDEEVEYLLDIVNQHFVNQVHKDDVVWTYSGVRPLCDDESDSPQAITRDYTLELTKDGEAPILSIFGGKLTTYRKLGESAMKKLEPFFPNMGRPWTAYSTLPGGDFSCSREKLAITIQQQYPWLSDKQAFRYVTQFGMYTHKMLAGVSNAEQMGREFAPGVYQIEVDYMLEHEFVKNSDDLLWRRTKLGLYLNQEQREQVAEYIAANLPAQPAVSLSVVNH from the coding sequence ATGAACACAAAGACTCAACATAATAATGACCATCTTCTCGATATGATTATTATCGGTGGAGGTATCAACGGTGCCGGTATCGCAGCGGATGCTGCCGGCAGAGGCCTGTCGGTCGGTCTCTATGAAGCTCAGGATTTTGCCAGCGCGACGTCATCGGCAAGTTCCAAGCTGATTCACGGCGGACTGCGTTATCTGGAGCATTATGAGTTTCGTCTGGTTTCAGAGGCACTGGCCGAACGTGAAGTACTGCTGCGTAAAGCGCCGCATATTTCGATTCCGATGCGATTCCGCCTGCCTCATCGCCCGTTCCTGCGTCCTGCGTGGATGATTCGTTGCGGCCTGTTTCTGTATGACCACCTGGGTAAGCGCACCACACTGCCAGCGAGTCGCAAAATTGATCTGGCTAAATCCGGTTTGCTGAAACCAGAGATGAAGGTTGGTTTTGAATATTCTGACTGCTGGGTTGATGATGCGCGTATGGTGCTGCTGAATGTGTTGTCTGCCCAGAATAACGGAGCAGAAGTGGCGAACTACTGTAAGGTTGAGCAAGCGGAACAGAAAAACGGTATCTGGCACGTCACGATTCATAATGTGCTGACCAACACGCGTTTTGAGCGCAAAGCCAAAGTTCTGGTGAATGCGGCAGGGCCTTGGGTCAAGCAGGTGTTTGACGACGGCTTGCATGCAGCGTCACCGCGTAACATTCGTCTGATCAAAGGCTCCCACATCGTAGTGCCAAAAGTTCATCACGAAAATAAAGCTTACATTCTGCAGAATAAAGATGGCCGGATTGTATTTGTTATTCCTTATCTGGGGGATTTTTCCATCATAGGCACCACAGATATGGAGTACAAAGGCGATCCGCGTAAAGTCGAGATCTGCGATGAGGAAGTGGAATACCTGCTCGATATCGTAAACCAGCACTTTGTTAACCAAGTACACAAAGATGATGTCGTATGGACTTACAGTGGTGTGCGTCCGCTGTGTGATGATGAATCAGATTCACCGCAGGCGATCACGCGTGACTACACTCTGGAACTGACCAAAGATGGCGAAGCGCCGATTTTGTCTATTTTTGGTGGTAAGTTGACGACTTACCGTAAACTGGGTGAGTCAGCGATGAAAAAACTGGAGCCGTTTTTCCCGAACATGGGACGTCCATGGACTGCGTACAGCACATTGCCGGGTGGCGATTTCAGCTGTAGCCGGGAAAAACTGGCCATCACCATTCAGCAGCAATATCCGTGGCTAAGTGATAAGCAGGCGTTTCGCTATGTGACTCAATTCGGTATGTACACCCACAAAATGCTGGCGGGTGTTTCTAACGCTGAACAGATGGGGCGCGAGTTTGCGCCAGGTGTATACCAAATCGAAGTGGATTACATGCTGGAGCATGAATTTGTCAAAAACAGTGACGACCTATTATGGCGCCGTACCAAGTTAGGTTTGTATCTCAACCAAGAGCAGCGGGAACAAGTGGCTGAGTACATTGCCGCCAATCTACCGGCTCAGCCAGCCGTCAGTTTATCAGTCGTCAATCATTAA
- a CDS encoding DUF1365 domain-containing protein, with amino-acid sequence MQQQTAGSALMVGQVRHRRFTPVTHSLNYPLFMPCIDLDDWPALSQKVWGLGERWWHWARFRRDDYLGQGPLKQAVQDKVYELTGEQCDGKVLAVIHLRYLGLYFSPVNFYYLYDRGGHWRYLLAEVSNTPWNERHYYAVAADSGADGANWKHEKVFHVSPFNPVEQEYQWRLKPLDHSLMVHLECHRDQKEFDATLALKARPFTSSGLLKLLVRTPAMTVKVVFGIYWQAFKLWVKGAPTYLHPKDNFHPKYRSHPESRQSKADKNNKENSQC; translated from the coding sequence ATGCAGCAGCAAACAGCGGGCAGCGCTCTAATGGTTGGCCAGGTACGTCATCGCCGGTTTACCCCGGTGACGCACTCACTCAATTATCCGCTGTTTATGCCCTGTATCGACCTTGATGACTGGCCGGCACTGTCTCAGAAAGTGTGGGGACTGGGCGAACGTTGGTGGCACTGGGCTCGGTTTCGCCGTGATGATTATCTCGGTCAGGGGCCGCTGAAACAAGCGGTCCAGGATAAAGTGTATGAGCTGACCGGTGAGCAGTGCGACGGCAAAGTGCTGGCTGTGATTCATCTGCGTTATCTCGGTCTCTATTTCAGTCCTGTTAATTTTTACTATCTTTATGACAGGGGAGGACACTGGCGTTACTTGTTGGCTGAGGTCAGTAACACTCCCTGGAACGAGCGGCATTACTATGCAGTGGCGGCAGACAGCGGCGCCGACGGCGCGAACTGGAAGCACGAGAAAGTGTTTCATGTATCGCCGTTCAATCCCGTTGAACAGGAGTACCAATGGCGGCTGAAGCCGTTGGACCATTCATTAATGGTGCACCTCGAATGTCATCGGGATCAAAAGGAATTTGATGCCACTCTGGCGCTTAAAGCGCGTCCTTTTACCTCTTCCGGGTTACTAAAGTTGTTGGTACGCACTCCGGCAATGACGGTAAAAGTTGTGTTCGGGATTTATTGGCAGGCGTTCAAGCTGTGGGTGAAAGGCGCACCGACTTATTTACATCCTAAGGATAACTTTCATCCCAAGTATCGCTCACACCCCGAGAGTCGCCAGAGCAAGGCGGATAAAAACAATAAGGAGAATTCTCAATGTTAA